The following proteins come from a genomic window of Andrena cerasifolii isolate SP2316 chromosome 6, iyAndCera1_principal, whole genome shotgun sequence:
- the LOC143370352 gene encoding serine protease inhibitor 3/4 isoform X12, with the protein MCILTRYLIAACLIAVAMANTVGDNQALRAVSQGTNAFSSQLFQTVVEENPGNLIMSPLSAAVVLAMAAYGARGETENQFKKVLHLPSTDSLGTSGYQALIDNINNVKENTLVLANKVFTAEKFSVKPSYRELTETYFRSITQLVNFAKSDEAAATINTWVKENTNNRIDGIVSASDLDETTALVLVNAVYFKGQWRNKFNPTFTRDMPFHINEQTVKNVPTMHRQGSYRYGELPNLNAKFVEIPYQGNELSMVIILPNEINGLPMVEKKLQGMSIADILKQGYEREVQLQLPKFKIEKKIDLNSVLEKVYHIILQLHKNYIHLILLISVLLRWV; encoded by the exons ATGTGTATAT TAACACGGTACCTAATAGCAGCGTGCCTTATTGCTGTAGCAATGGCAAACACGGTAGGCGACAATCAAGCGCTTCGTGCCGTTTCTCAAGGCACAAATGCATTTTCCTCACAGCTGTTTCAG ACTGTGGTAGAGGAGAATCCAGGCAATCTTATAATGTCTCCTCTTAGCGCAGCTGTTGTGCTTGCCATGGCCGCCTACGGCGCTCGTGGAGAAACAGAAAATCAGTTTAAAAAAGTTCTTCATCTTCCATCTACGGATAGTCTTGGTACATCCGGTTATCAAGCACTTATCGACAACATCAAT AATGTCAAGGAGAATACTCTCGTCCTTGCAAACAAAGTGTTCACGGCTGAGAAATTTTCAGTAAAACCGAGTTACAGAGAATTAACAGAGACTTATTTTCGCTCTATTACTCAACTAGTAAACTTCGCTAAATCTGATGAAGCTGCAGCCACCATTAACACGTGGGTTAAGGAAAATACAAATAATCGCATCGATGGCATTGTTTCTGCTA GTGATTTAGATGAGACGACAGCATTGGTGCTTGTTAACGCAGTGTATTTTAAGGGTCAGTGGAGAAATAAATTCAATCCAACCTTCACCAGGGATATGCCGTTCCACATTAATGAGCAGACAGTAAAAAATGTTCCTACCATGCACAGGCAAGGTTCTTACAGATACGGTGAACTTCCAAATCTGAATGCAAAATTCGTTGAAATACCATATCAg GGAAATGAACTGAGCATGGTTATTATTCTTCCAAATGAAATTAATGGTTTGCCAATGGTTGAAAAGAAGTTACAAGGTATGAGCATTGCTGACATTCTGAAGCAGGGATATGAACGTGAAGTACAATTGCAACTACCAAAGTTTAAGATCGAAAAGAAGATAGACCTCAACAGTGTCCTGGAGAAGGTATATCATATAATATTACAATTGCATAAAAACTATA TACATCTTATACTTTTGATTTCCGTGCTGCTTAGATGGGTTTAA
- the Npl4 gene encoding nuclear protein localization 4 gives MSKSKQITLRVQSSEGTKRVDVDSSDTISKLFEKVFYAFELNSFGFGLYRQRNHQDELISSPRRTVSGIGLSHGDMLYLAPLNGTQLWSTPSTSNATVNAPQEPGPADIATATNRRTNASRSLPNIAEDEVDEQIWKLDGKIQRKRDEKLCRHGANGCCVHCSPLEPFDEIYLKEQNIKHLSFHSYLRKFTAGVDRGKFIQLDDISCRIKVGCKDHPPWPRGICSKCQPNSITLNRQTYRHVDNVVFENPSLVERFLNYWRSTGHQRIGYLYGRYESHADVPLGIRAVVAAIYEPPQESAKDTIRLVSDERQALVDELAHLLNLRKVGWIFTDLIADDLKKGTVKHARNVESHFLSAQECIMAGYFQNQYPNICRFSPNNYFGSKFVTVCVTGDDKNQVHMEGYQVSNQCMALVRDGCLIPTKDVPELGYVLESTDKQYVPDVFYKEKDSYGNEVPRLARPLPVEYLLVDVPASTPLTPQFTFHVSDNVTPFPIENRLIDGQVQDFNSLCSYMQQFKQDQFLEATSDFHLLLFIATMDMLPMKDHMMPLLDAVRNKDRQKAIEWARSEHWATVEQLITVTSSSTAHSPQVSFDNSSRMSSSSGGGTGVGVGTEPIANPPSDQTLWTCSFCTFLNAADLAMCEMCSLPRTLVRRAVAKRNQNPRHAPPGVAHKSHASQCAVVIFVKRMVATRSVATEIEGFAV, from the exons ATGTCAAAATCCAAGCAAATT ACTCTGCGTGTGCAATCTTCAGAGGGAACAAAGCGTGTAGATGTGGATTCATCTGATACAATttccaaattatttgaaaag GTTTTCTATGCCTTTGAATTGAACAGTTTTGGATTTGGACTCTACAGGCAACGAAATCATCAGGATGAACTTATATCTAGCCCGAGAAGAACAGTGTCTGGGATTGGTCTCTCGCACGGAGACATGTTATATTTGGCTCCTCTAAATGGCACTCAGTTATGGAGCACCCCATCGACTAGTAATGCGACCGTTAATGCTCCTCAAG AACCAGGACCAGCAGACATAGCAACAGCTACAAATCGTAGGACCAATGCTTCCCGATCCTTGCCAAATATAGCCGAAGATGAAGTCGACGAGCAAATATGGAAGCTTGATGGTAAAATACAAAGGAAACGAGACGAAAAGCT atgtaGGCACGGTGCTAACGGATGTTGTGTTCATTGTTCTCCTTTAGAAcctttcgatgaaatttatctTAAGGAACAGAATATAAAGCACCTGTCCTTTCATTCGTATCTCAGAAAGTTCACCGCTGGCGTCGATAG GGGGAAGTTTATACAGTTAGACGACATAAGCTGCCGTATAAAGGTTGGTTGTAAAGATCATCCACCTTGGCCGCGAGGTATCTGTAGCAAATGTCAACCGAACTCTATTACTCTAAATCGTCAAACTTATCGGCACGTGGACAATGTTGTGTTTGAAAATCCAAGTTTAGTCGAACGCTTTCTGAACTATTGGCGCAGCACTGGCCATCAGCGTATCGGGTATTTATATGGAAGATACGAAAGCCATGCGGATGTACCGTTAGGGATCAGGGCTGTCGTCGCGGCTATTTACGAACCACCGCAG GAAAGCGCAAAGGATACTATACGACTTGTGTCGGATGAAAGACAGGCTTTGGTGGATGAGTTGGCTCATTTACTTAACTTAAGGAAAGTTGGATGGATCTTCACTGATCTCATAGCTGACGATCTCAAGAAAGGAACG GTGAAGCACGCGCGAAACGTAGAAAGTCACTTTTTATCTGCTCAAGAGTGCATCATGGCTGGGTATTTTCAGAATCAGTATCCAAATATCTGTCGCTTTTCTCCTAATAATTATTTCGGCTCAAAGTTTGTTACTGTTTGCGTTACTG GTGACGATAAAAATCAGGTTCATATGGAGGGATATCAAGTGTCTAATCAGTGCATGGCATTGGTACGGGATGGCTGTCTGATCCCCACGAAAGACGTtccagaattgggctatgtattGGAATCAACTGACAAACAGTACGTTCCAGACGTCTTCTACAAG GAGAAAGACAGTTACGGGAATGAAGTGCCAAGGTTAGCGAGACCTTTGCCGGTAGAATATTTATTGGTAGACGTACCTGCATCCACGCCGCTCACACCGCAATTTACTTTTCACGTTAGCGATAATGTTACTCCATTTCCAATCGAGAATAG ACTCATCGATGGGCAAGTTCAGGACTTTAACTCACTTTGTTCTTACATGCAGCAATTTAAGCAAGATCAGTTTTTAGAAGCTACTTCAGATTTTCATTTGCTGCTTTTTATTGCGACAATGGACATGTTACCGATGAAG GACCATATGATGCCGCTGTTGGACGCTGTCCGCAATAAAGATAGACAGAAAGCAATAGAATGGGCGCGTTCCGAGCATTGGGCAACGGTGGAGCAGCTAATAACTGTAACCTCATCGTCTACGGCACACTCGCCGCAAGTATCGTTTGATAATAGCTCGAGAATGTCATCGTCTTCGGGCGGAGGGACTGGAGTAGGAGTTGGTACAGAACCAATCGCCAATCCACCTTCGGATCAGACACTTTGGACTTGTTCTTTTTGCACTTTTCTCAATGCAGCAGATCTTGCGATGTGCGAAATGTGTAGCTTGCCAAG GACCCTTGTGCGCCGTGCTGTTGCGAAGAGAAACCAAAACCCCCGCCATGCCCCCCCAGGCGTCGCCCACAAGAGCCACGCGAGCCAGTGTGCGGTTGTGATCTTTGTCAAAAGAATGGTGGCAACGAGAAGTGTTGCGACAGAAATCGAGGGTTTCGCGGTATAA
- the LOC143370051 gene encoding EKC/KEOPS complex subunit TPRKB translates to MDAYTVPLDSETEMLCTLYLFTNIENSDEIRRKVINGELCCSIIKAALIADPFQVLVAANRAAINAKLNRLTTKSLYTEVLFNLSISKNISRSLMEFGITDNDKNILVVVIHKINGDESMAKLITDHIKGENMSISKLPEFTDLDLIRKTYKIDKDELTVSNLTNSIVSRISCKDFILLK, encoded by the coding sequence ATGGATGCTTACACTGTACCATTAGATTCCGAAACGGAAATGCTTTGCACGTTATATTTATTCACAAATATAGAGAACTCCGATGAGATACGTAGAAAAGTCATTAACGGTGAACTTTGTTGCTCCATTATAAAAGCAGCACTTATAGCGGATCCGTTTCAAGTATTAGTAGCTGCCAACAGAGCTGCAATTAACGCAAAGCTGAATCGCCTTACCACAAAGAGCTTGTATACCGAAGTCTTGTTCAATTTATCGATATCGAAGAACATATCGCGCTCATTGATGGAATTTGGTATTACTGATAACGACAAGAACATATTGGTAGTGGTAATACATAAAATAAACGGCGATGAATCGATGGCGAAATTAATTACAGATCATATAAAAGGAGAAAACATGTCGATATCAAAATTGCCCGAATTCACAGATCTCGATTTAATAAGAAAGACGTATAAAATCGACAAAGACGAATTAACAGTGTCTAATTTAACTAATTCTATTGTATCTAGAATTAGTTGCAAAGACTTTatattgttaaaataa
- the LOC143370049 gene encoding uncharacterized protein LOC143370049 isoform X2 — protein MMLDPSVLTDLEELTLCSYCKQKYNDAEQCPKYLSCKHYFCLRCIENNLLKGRELFCAHCWKRTDLGDQGPDALPTHSSLLALANNLSHLKITTNNTSGKTNDKERKSENCHTHGMPLALWCATCCTALCRACATPQEHPGHQIKSQTDAKEQLISDVQLELVAMGKLSTEIQRLAMQQREFLIKVLEACVTLKTHVETDLQNGWSHFPEITDARETLGKAKASLQMIDSPSDVYSLHSQLIIEKQRLQSKYQEMMLQCQLDDLIGNSGVVFDFALLKQALAGIHTGEPIVSQGASNGGRLPNHLAASQNPILFLANYCMSQLYSRHVVSKQHMQNGSIEYHSGMMQPQSGPPGSVHVHQGPPATQQQLLIPPGSPSVKPVPPAPPNAMLHPQQQSAFIPEGVGTGGGGLVTVHSSSQPPSSGITASLRGPSNPYPLYYFNIEVNGSPHGRIVIEVRPDVAPKMAKNFSVLATGEVGVGYKGCTIFQCWEGESVITGDFELNNGRGGRSIFEDGYFMPDDTKFPAVRGAVGMRRTQKRHDNLGMVGSQFRIILQEMRGFTGIFGHVVEGLELVEKISTFGDQTGKPTKNILITKCGKL, from the exons ATG ATGCTGGATCCGAGCGTACTGACGGATTTAGAGGAACTGACGCTTTGCAGTTATTGCAAGCAGAAGTACAACGACGCGGAACAATGCCCGAAATACCTTAGTTGCAAACATTATTTCTGCCTGCGTTGCATAGAGAACAATTTATTAAAGGGGCGTGAGTTGTTTTGCGCGCACTGCTGGAAGAGGACGGACCTGGGCGACCAAGGGCCCGACGCTCTACCGACCCATTCTTCTCTCCTTGCCCTAGCGAACAATCTGTCACACTTAAAAATCACGACGAACAACACGTCCGGGAAAACCAACGACAAGGAGAGAAAG AGTGAAAATTGCCACACACACGGAATGCCTCTGGCATTATGGTGCGCGACGTGCTGCACGGCACTTTGTAGAGCATGCGCCACTCCGCAGGAGCACCCAGGTCACCAGATTAAATCGCAAACTGATGCCAAAGAACAACTCATATCCGAC GTTCAATTGGAGCTAGTTGCTATGGGGAAGCTATCGACCGAGATTCAAAGACTGGCTATGCAGCAACGAGAGTTCTTAATAAAAGTGCTGGAGGCGTGCGTGACGCTGAAGACGCACGTGGAGACCGACCTGCAGAATGGCTGGAGCCACTTCCCGGAGATAACAGACGCCCGGGAGACCCTCGGCAAGGCGAAGGCCAGCCTGCAGATGATCGACAGCCCCAGCGACGTGTACAGCTTGCACTCGCAGCTGATAATCGAGAAGCAACGGTTGCAATCGAAGTATCAGGAGATGATGCTGCAGTGCCAGCTGGACGACTTAATAGGCAACTCCGGCGTGGTGTTCGATTTCGCGTTGCTGAAGCAGGCGTTAGCCGGTATTCACACGGGAGAACCGATAGTTTCTCAAGGTGCGAGCAACGGCGGCAGATTACCAAATCACTTGGCGGCTTCGCAGAACCCGATACTGTTCCTCGCTAATTATTGCATGTCGCAGCTGTACTCGAGGCACGTAGTTAGTAAACAGCACATGCAAAACGGTTCTATAGAGTATCATTCGGGCATGATGCAGCCGCAATCGGGTCCGCCGGGCTCCGTTCACGTGCACCAAGGGCCGCCGGCAACCCAGCAGCAACTTCTCATTCCGCCTGGCTCGCCGTCCGTTAAACCCGTTCCGCCCGCGCCACCGAACGCGATGCTGCACCCGCAGCAACAGTCTGCGTTTATACCGGAAGGGGTCGGTACCGGTGGCGGGGGCCTGGTTACCGTCCATTCATCCTCACAACCGCCGTCCAGCGGGATAACAGCGTCGCTCCGAGGACCCTCGAACCCATATCCTCTCTACTATTTCAACATCGAGGTGAACGGATCGCCTCACGGCCGTATCGTGATAGAAGTGAGGCCGGACGTGGCGCCGAAGATGGCCAAGAATTTTAGCGTGCTGGCGACCGGCGAGGTCGGCGTCGGTTACAAGGGCTGCACGATCTTTCAGTGCTGGGAGGGGGAGTCGGTGATCACCGGTGACTTCGAGCTGAACAACGGCCGCGGCGGAAGAAGCATATTCGAGGACGGATACTTCATGCCGGACGACACCAAGTTCCCAGCGGTGAGGGGCGCTGTGGGTATGCGTAGAACGCAGAAACGTCACGATAATCTCGGCATGGTGGGCTCGCAGTTTCGTATAATACTGCAGGAGATGCGCGGCTTCACGGGGATCTTCGGGCACGTGGTCGAAGGCTTGGAGCTAGTTGAGAAGATATCTACGTTCGGCGATCAGACCGGCAAGCCTACGAAGAATATTCTAATAACGAAGTGCGGTAAATTGTAA
- the LOC143370049 gene encoding uncharacterized protein LOC143370049 isoform X3, whose product MLDPSVLTDLEELTLCSYCKQKYNDAEQCPKYLSCKHYFCLRCIENNLLKGRELFCAHCWKRTDLGDQGPDALPTHSSLLALANNLSHLKITTNNTSGKTNDKERKSENCHTHGMPLALWCATCCTALCRACATPQEHPGHQIKSQTDAKEQLISDVQLELVAMGKLSTEIQRLAMQQREFLIKVLEACVTLKTHVETDLQNGWSHFPEITDARETLGKAKASLQMIDSPSDVYSLHSQLIIEKQRLQSKYQEMMLQCQLDDLIGNSGVVFDFALLKQALAGIHTGEPIVSQGASNGGRLPNHLAASQNPILFLANYCMSQLYSRHVVSKQHMQNGSIEYHSGMMQPQSGPPGSVHVHQGPPATQQQLLIPPGSPSVKPVPPAPPNAMLHPQQQSAFIPEGVGTGGGGLVTVHSSSQPPSSGITASLRGPSNPYPLYYFNIEVNGSPHGRIVIEVRPDVAPKMAKNFSVLATGEVGVGYKGCTIFQCWEGESVITGDFELNNGRGGRSIFEDGYFMPDDTKFPAVRGAVGMRRTQKRHDNLGMVGSQFRIILQEMRGFTGIFGHVVEGLELVEKISTFGDQTGKPTKNILITKCGKL is encoded by the exons ATGCTGGATCCGAGCGTACTGACGGATTTAGAGGAACTGACGCTTTGCAGTTATTGCAAGCAGAAGTACAACGACGCGGAACAATGCCCGAAATACCTTAGTTGCAAACATTATTTCTGCCTGCGTTGCATAGAGAACAATTTATTAAAGGGGCGTGAGTTGTTTTGCGCGCACTGCTGGAAGAGGACGGACCTGGGCGACCAAGGGCCCGACGCTCTACCGACCCATTCTTCTCTCCTTGCCCTAGCGAACAATCTGTCACACTTAAAAATCACGACGAACAACACGTCCGGGAAAACCAACGACAAGGAGAGAAAG AGTGAAAATTGCCACACACACGGAATGCCTCTGGCATTATGGTGCGCGACGTGCTGCACGGCACTTTGTAGAGCATGCGCCACTCCGCAGGAGCACCCAGGTCACCAGATTAAATCGCAAACTGATGCCAAAGAACAACTCATATCCGAC GTTCAATTGGAGCTAGTTGCTATGGGGAAGCTATCGACCGAGATTCAAAGACTGGCTATGCAGCAACGAGAGTTCTTAATAAAAGTGCTGGAGGCGTGCGTGACGCTGAAGACGCACGTGGAGACCGACCTGCAGAATGGCTGGAGCCACTTCCCGGAGATAACAGACGCCCGGGAGACCCTCGGCAAGGCGAAGGCCAGCCTGCAGATGATCGACAGCCCCAGCGACGTGTACAGCTTGCACTCGCAGCTGATAATCGAGAAGCAACGGTTGCAATCGAAGTATCAGGAGATGATGCTGCAGTGCCAGCTGGACGACTTAATAGGCAACTCCGGCGTGGTGTTCGATTTCGCGTTGCTGAAGCAGGCGTTAGCCGGTATTCACACGGGAGAACCGATAGTTTCTCAAGGTGCGAGCAACGGCGGCAGATTACCAAATCACTTGGCGGCTTCGCAGAACCCGATACTGTTCCTCGCTAATTATTGCATGTCGCAGCTGTACTCGAGGCACGTAGTTAGTAAACAGCACATGCAAAACGGTTCTATAGAGTATCATTCGGGCATGATGCAGCCGCAATCGGGTCCGCCGGGCTCCGTTCACGTGCACCAAGGGCCGCCGGCAACCCAGCAGCAACTTCTCATTCCGCCTGGCTCGCCGTCCGTTAAACCCGTTCCGCCCGCGCCACCGAACGCGATGCTGCACCCGCAGCAACAGTCTGCGTTTATACCGGAAGGGGTCGGTACCGGTGGCGGGGGCCTGGTTACCGTCCATTCATCCTCACAACCGCCGTCCAGCGGGATAACAGCGTCGCTCCGAGGACCCTCGAACCCATATCCTCTCTACTATTTCAACATCGAGGTGAACGGATCGCCTCACGGCCGTATCGTGATAGAAGTGAGGCCGGACGTGGCGCCGAAGATGGCCAAGAATTTTAGCGTGCTGGCGACCGGCGAGGTCGGCGTCGGTTACAAGGGCTGCACGATCTTTCAGTGCTGGGAGGGGGAGTCGGTGATCACCGGTGACTTCGAGCTGAACAACGGCCGCGGCGGAAGAAGCATATTCGAGGACGGATACTTCATGCCGGACGACACCAAGTTCCCAGCGGTGAGGGGCGCTGTGGGTATGCGTAGAACGCAGAAACGTCACGATAATCTCGGCATGGTGGGCTCGCAGTTTCGTATAATACTGCAGGAGATGCGCGGCTTCACGGGGATCTTCGGGCACGTGGTCGAAGGCTTGGAGCTAGTTGAGAAGATATCTACGTTCGGCGATCAGACCGGCAAGCCTACGAAGAATATTCTAATAACGAAGTGCGGTAAATTGTAA